In one Corallococcus silvisoli genomic region, the following are encoded:
- a CDS encoding sensor histidine kinase — translation MTETSEGSIVRATLRALVAPWRLVPIVLVSLPLLAAQVRWSLDPHAFWLGLLLCVLCVAVAPVSYRVLFPEGLDLSHGGIRLLLYAAVGSGVVLSVGYALPRVTLMRPTFLSEPYNLAICGGLFLVAGWGLGRDIGFEETLAHERARATRFAWEAEQAQLLALRSHLDPHFLFNTLNAIAEWCREDGAVAEAAVLRLSTMLRSVLAGVRSVTWPLSQELELMRTLFDLHLLRDPDLFQLRVDVAEGLGDVPVPPLLLLPLAENAVKHGPAAGHRGPLRVEVTARDGAVVVSIDNPGASKGPREGSVGVPTVERRLALAYGGHALLSLESADGRTRVTVTLPRQGPQPGVLT, via the coding sequence ATGACGGAGACGTCGGAAGGTTCCATCGTTCGCGCCACGCTGCGCGCGCTGGTCGCGCCGTGGCGGCTGGTCCCCATCGTCCTGGTATCGCTCCCGCTGCTCGCGGCGCAGGTGCGCTGGAGCCTGGATCCCCACGCATTCTGGCTGGGCCTGCTGTTGTGCGTGCTGTGTGTCGCGGTGGCCCCCGTGTCGTACCGGGTGCTGTTCCCGGAGGGGCTGGACCTGAGCCACGGCGGCATCCGGCTGCTGCTCTACGCGGCGGTGGGCAGCGGCGTGGTGCTCTCCGTGGGCTATGCGCTTCCGCGCGTCACCCTGATGCGGCCCACGTTCCTGTCGGAGCCGTACAACCTGGCCATCTGCGGCGGCCTGTTCCTGGTGGCGGGGTGGGGGCTGGGCCGGGACATCGGCTTCGAGGAGACGCTGGCCCACGAGCGCGCCCGCGCCACCCGCTTCGCCTGGGAGGCGGAGCAGGCGCAGCTGCTGGCGCTGCGCAGCCACCTGGATCCGCACTTCCTCTTCAACACGCTCAACGCCATCGCGGAGTGGTGCCGCGAGGACGGCGCCGTCGCCGAGGCGGCCGTGCTGCGGCTGTCCACGATGCTGCGCTCCGTGCTCGCGGGCGTGCGCAGCGTCACCTGGCCGCTGTCGCAGGAGCTGGAGCTGATGCGCACGCTCTTCGACCTGCACCTGCTGCGGGACCCGGACCTGTTCCAGCTGCGCGTGGACGTGGCGGAGGGGCTGGGCGACGTGCCCGTGCCGCCGCTGCTGCTGCTGCCGCTGGCGGAGAACGCGGTGAAGCACGGGCCCGCGGCCGGCCACCGGGGGCCGCTGCGGGTGGAGGTGACGGCGCGCGACGGCGCGGTGGTGGTGTCCATCGACAACCCGGGGGCCTCCAAGGGCCCGCGCGAGGGCAGCGTGGGCGTGCCCACCGTGGAGCGCCGCCTGGCCCTGGCCTACGGGGGCCACGCCCTCTTGTCGCTGGAGAGCGCCGACGGGCGCACCCGTGTCACCGTCACCCTGCCCCGCCAGGGCCCCCAACCCGGAGTCCTCACGTGA
- a CDS encoding LytR/AlgR family response regulator transcription factor encodes MREPLRILIADDELLARKRLARLLAALPDVSIHGEAVDGDSVLAAVREGGVDVVLLDIHMPGLSGLDAMALLPEGGPHVIFCTAHAEHAVNAFEHGAVDYVLKPVEAGRLQKALERVRARMPARAKNLAVPPPAAPAGDKPAFARLPIPTRQGLVLVSPDAISHASLEDELVTVFTAQGDFLTDFTLNELADKLPSEHFHRVHRRALLNLSHVTRLEPLETGGYLARTARGHSVEVSRQSARELRRMLGLRKGSEEEG; translated from the coding sequence GTGAGAGAGCCCCTGCGCATCCTCATCGCCGATGACGAGCTGCTGGCCCGCAAGCGCCTGGCCCGCCTGCTGGCCGCGCTGCCGGACGTGAGCATCCACGGCGAGGCGGTGGACGGAGACTCGGTGCTCGCCGCGGTTCGCGAGGGCGGCGTGGACGTGGTGCTCCTGGACATCCACATGCCGGGGCTGAGCGGACTGGACGCGATGGCCCTGCTGCCCGAGGGCGGCCCCCACGTCATCTTCTGCACCGCCCACGCGGAGCACGCGGTGAATGCCTTCGAGCACGGCGCGGTGGACTACGTCCTCAAGCCCGTGGAGGCCGGGCGGCTGCAGAAGGCGCTGGAGCGCGTGCGGGCGCGGATGCCGGCGCGAGCGAAGAACCTCGCCGTCCCGCCGCCCGCGGCGCCAGCGGGGGACAAGCCCGCCTTCGCGCGGCTGCCCATCCCCACGCGCCAGGGGCTGGTGCTGGTGTCGCCGGACGCCATCTCCCATGCGTCGCTGGAGGACGAGCTGGTGACGGTGTTCACCGCGCAGGGTGACTTCCTCACCGACTTCACGCTCAACGAGCTGGCGGACAAGCTGCCCTCGGAGCACTTCCACCGCGTGCACCGGCGGGCGCTGCTCAACCTGTCGCACGTGACGCGGCTGGAGCCGCTGGAGACGGGCGGCTATCTGGCGCGGACGGCGCGCGGGCACTCGGTGGAGGTGAGCCGCCAGTCCGCGCGCGAGCTGCGCCGCATGCTGGGCCTGCGAAAGGGCTCCGAGGAAGAAGGCTGA